The segment tctcttttctgcttCAATAGCAGGTCTGTGCTTTATGGCTAACTGTGCATTAGCTCGGGTCTGTTTTGGCTCGGATTGGTTAAAACAAACCTCCTTTGACAGCAATACGTGACAAGATGAAATAGTTAAACTCAAATTCGTGATTTGGGTTCTTCGTTCAGGTTCGAGCTTGTCTTTTACGCGGCTGCTGGTCTTGACCTCGTCAGCCAAGGACGGCTAATGTTTGCTAGCTAGGAGCCAGTTCAGCATGAGGCTCACGGATCGGACCACTTACCAACGGGCCGACCGTGTCCTTGGCCGGCTTGGTGTAAATGCTGGCCCTCTGACAGACGGCGCGTGCCCGGAGGACGGGAGCAGCACGGCGGGCGACGGTCCTCAACAGCAGCGGCATGCTAGCGTGCGACAGCAGGAAGCTCCGTTCTCGTTACGGGAGAGAAGCAGCGAGCGGATATGAGCAAAGGCCGCTTCCGCTTCTCTCGTTGTGTGATTGGCCGCTGGTAAACCAGACAGAAGGCGCATTACCGCCATCTAGCGGCCggtgtctgcagctgcagcgcctCCACCAAACGGACTGCAGAGtggaacaggacacacacacgcacacacacgcacacacacgcacacacacacacacacacacacacacgcccctcAGCATCCATCCAGATGCAGAATGTgccctttgtcttttttttaattcaaatatcATTTCGAAGGTAGAGAAGCGTttagagagcacaaacctccaccaagcagctcgttccccttgtaattggatGCGCGGCATAAATTATcgtcttatttattatttaatttacatttttagattcaatgACCATAAAACATTCACATTGACATTAGTTCAGTAGTCAGAAGGCAGGAATTATCCACATCACAGTGCCGATTACAGACGCCACACTTTGCAATCGCGCCTGTTTGTATGACGAACAGAGCGTAGCTGCTGCTCGCGCCCCCCAGCAGCAGTTTGGGTGAGGTCTATCTGATgaagtgttagggttagggttagaggatgacgatggagatgaaattatccatcaacgtgaccgtggtgtccgtaagtgatgggacacgccagtacgagcggagtacatcgagaAGGAAGATGTCAataacacaaagccttccagaggcagaactactatgtctgAGTTTATGTACGTGTatctgtaaggtacaattactgtataaagtgtctacgtaccaTCAAACATCCTcctctcttatttttttcttttcaaatacaaataaaaaaacaagacactCTTGCACTGCTAACTCATGAGGGAAAGGACAAAAAAGAAACTCTGTACTGAATACGTCGTTCCCATGGTTACATAGCTTCACTAATATCTCACAGTTTACCAGCCACTTCCTGGTCTGTGGCTGTCAGACAAATAGTCCGAGCTCCTCCCTCAGGAATCTTACAGGAAGAAGACGGACCGACGGACGGATATTCATCTCTGTACCCACAGAGTTTACAGTTTGGGTTGCTTCATCAATATCAACAGGGAAGACTTGCTTttatgaaattaaaacaaaatgaatggaaaataaatgttagtGACGTTGATATTGCgctgcatataaatatatatataattagtaTATATAGTATAAGTATCAGTCTTCACACCTTCCACACGCTAATAAAAAGCCATCTTTTCTTTGCCCGATTCTCAGATTTcctgaataaatcaattaaagTCTCTCATGGCCTCCAACCAAAAGAAACATCATTGAGTCAAACTTCATCTGCCACCAGCGGCGCTGTGGCTGGTTTCACTGCTGGggctcaagcagcagcagcagcagcagcagcagcagcaatgaagCGTTAATAACATCTGGAACATCTGGAAAACATCAGACTTAAAGCTGAACTTGGAGCAGACAAATAATCGAGGGCCCGGTCCGCTGCTCAGCATCATCTCTGGAGCGGCTGCGGGAACGAAGCTTCTCCGCTCTCCAGCTGTCCATCCCATCAGCAGCTGCTTCCTAttgagaaacataaaaaaacgtACGCAAACTACGTCGAGATATGAGGACGCATTTATGGCCGCGGCGTGGAAATCAAAGGCAACAAcgcaaaaaagataaaaaataatagcaAAGAATGTCCTTCAAGGAGGAGTCGAGCTCAGGATACGATAGCGATAGCGCTAACGAAACACAAGGACTGGAGCTTAGAGGAAACGCGCTAATAGAATTAGCTTCTCTATACAAGCAGGTGAAACTGTCATCACTTTGGCTTCGCCGCGTTTTCGCAGGAGtcgcccatccatccatttgacCTCCATCGTCTCGTCCAAGGTCACGGGTGGagccggagcctatcccggcatggctacgggcgagaggcgggttacaccccggacaaggcgccagttcatcgcatgGGCGGTGTGAATCGTATACAGAACTATATGTCTGAATGATATTTGCAACCGTGCAGTACTATTTGGAGTAATATTGTAGTACTGTCCATCCTGGAAGACAATCGAGAATTCACAAGTGCTATCAGCAAAACTCCGAAGACGCTGCTGACAGAGAaccgttagcatgttagctttgTTGAGTGACAAGATATTCAAAACAAAaagtttgtaaaaaataaaatgaaagtctTTGGAATCCTGAAGTCTTGCTCAGCAGCTACAGGAAGACTATGCAGGAAGCATACCTACTATGAAGTGGgagctaaaacaaaaaacatgttccaaGAAACATTTATCTGCACCACGCAGCCCATTGCTGCAGCAGAAATCTGTGAGACGTTCACATTCTTCTCTCCGAACAGAGCAGCGGCGGCGCGCACACATTCCCACGTTCAAGCCCGCGTGTTCTcacattgaaagaaaaaaagaaaagccaaacaaTTAAAGAACTATCTGTCATCCAGCTAATAACAAACAGCTTTAACTGACATAATATATTGCCTGGATGACAAGCGCAGCCCCAGCGTGTCCCCCCCGCCCAGGCCAAAGGCTTGGCTTTGATAAATGGAGGCCTGCGCTCGGCGTGGAGGTGAAGAAAAAGGGATCGGCCTGCCTCGTCTGTGAAGCTCAACACTTGGAGCTGAGCGCTCCCAGGACGCTTGTCTGTCTGCACGCAGCCGTGACCGATGCGAACCATCGTGGCCTCCAGGCGACTGGCTCAGGCCCCGGCCACACGGCGGTTAGATGGGGAGTCGGCGCTCTTCAGCTGAGACGTATAAAGACGTGTCGTATTTTTAACTCGCTGTGCACGTCTTGCAACCTGCCC is part of the Brachionichthys hirsutus isolate HB-005 chromosome 18, CSIRO-AGI_Bhir_v1, whole genome shotgun sequence genome and harbors:
- the cox8a gene encoding cytochrome c oxidase subunit 8A, mitochondrial produces the protein MPLLLRTVARRAAPVLRARAVCQRASIYTKPAKDTVGPLETVIGISVFAVAILGPSGWILSHLEDYKSRE